Proteins from a genomic interval of Streptomyces sp. SID8374:
- a CDS encoding alpha-L-fucosidase, translating into MVASWWSRARLGIFVHWTPASVPGWAPPYVSPDELPAAGRRAPLGWTSYAEWYENSLRFPGSPAAAHHRATYGTRPYTDFGRDFEDGLSDWDPAAWARSFREAGAGYAVLVTKHHDGFCLWPSETENPHRTGWHTTRDVVGEFAEAVRAEGLRFGVYYSGGLDWTFDDRPIGTAADMFSAVPRGRYPAYADAQLRELIRRYHPDILWNDIAWPASATEIRSLTDFYRFTVPHGVVNDRLLPYAPHWRALHLPGAKSLYNWWDRRTVAQGEGFVPRTPPDFDFRTPEYARYTGSGPYEITRGIDHSFGYNRNSAPDAFIDRRALASLVRDTAADGGNLLLNVGPRGEDATIPAEQQLRLDWLAEESASGSLSPGQTPDRCVPE; encoded by the coding sequence ATGGTCGCTTCATGGTGGTCCCGGGCCCGGCTGGGGATCTTCGTTCACTGGACACCCGCCTCCGTCCCCGGCTGGGCCCCGCCGTACGTCTCCCCGGACGAACTCCCGGCGGCGGGCCGGCGTGCGCCGCTCGGCTGGACCTCGTACGCGGAGTGGTACGAGAACTCCCTCCGCTTCCCCGGCTCCCCGGCCGCCGCCCACCACCGCGCCACCTACGGCACCCGCCCCTACACCGACTTCGGCCGCGACTTCGAGGACGGGCTGAGCGACTGGGACCCGGCTGCCTGGGCGCGCTCCTTCCGGGAGGCGGGCGCCGGGTACGCGGTCCTGGTCACCAAGCACCACGACGGGTTCTGCCTCTGGCCCTCCGAGACGGAGAACCCGCACCGCACCGGCTGGCACACCACCCGGGACGTGGTCGGCGAGTTCGCCGAAGCCGTACGGGCCGAGGGCCTGCGCTTCGGCGTCTACTACTCCGGCGGACTCGACTGGACCTTCGACGACCGGCCCATCGGCACCGCCGCCGACATGTTCTCCGCCGTGCCGCGCGGCCGCTACCCCGCCTACGCCGACGCGCAGCTGAGGGAGCTGATCCGGCGCTACCACCCCGACATCCTCTGGAACGACATCGCCTGGCCGGCCTCCGCCACCGAGATCCGCTCCCTCACCGACTTCTACCGCTTCACCGTCCCGCACGGCGTCGTCAACGACCGCCTGCTCCCGTACGCCCCGCACTGGCGAGCGCTCCATCTGCCCGGCGCCAAGTCCCTCTACAACTGGTGGGACCGGCGCACAGTGGCGCAGGGCGAGGGCTTCGTGCCGCGCACCCCGCCGGACTTCGACTTCCGTACGCCGGAGTACGCCCGGTACACCGGCTCCGGCCCGTACGAGATCACCCGGGGCATCGACCACAGCTTCGGCTACAACCGCAACTCCGCCCCGGACGCCTTCATCGACCGCCGCGCGCTGGCCTCACTGGTCCGCGACACGGCGGCCGACGGCGGGAACCTGCTGCTCAACGTGGGGCCGCGCGGTGAGGACGCGACGATCCCCGCCGAGCAGCAACTCCGCCTGGACTGGCTAGCCGAGGAGTCGGCGAGCGGGTCACTCAGCCCTGGTCAAACACCAGATCGATGCGTTCCTGAGTGA
- a CDS encoding FHA domain-containing protein, whose translation MTSSPEFHTYPARLSDAQRDRVLGVLREGAAQGKLSHDTFMRRMELALVARRPEELAALTSDLDTGSRFSQGLVRAVGGISAFPGRLRRAWQTERLPKLLLPAPSPYPLLIGRDPGNGLRLNHETVSRLHAELTVQHGRWILRDLGSTNGTCVNGQRLVGSIPVRDGDQVSFGRMSFRLTTPSLRPPA comes from the coding sequence GTGACGTCGTCCCCCGAGTTCCACACGTATCCCGCGCGGCTGTCGGACGCCCAGCGCGACCGTGTCCTCGGCGTGCTCAGGGAGGGTGCGGCACAGGGCAAGCTGTCGCACGACACCTTCATGCGGCGCATGGAGCTCGCCCTCGTCGCCCGCCGTCCCGAGGAACTGGCGGCCCTCACCTCGGACCTGGACACCGGCAGCCGCTTCTCGCAGGGGCTGGTCCGGGCCGTCGGCGGGATATCCGCCTTCCCCGGACGGCTGCGCCGGGCCTGGCAGACCGAACGGCTCCCGAAGCTGCTGCTGCCCGCGCCGAGCCCGTATCCGCTGCTCATCGGGCGCGACCCGGGCAACGGACTGCGCCTCAACCACGAGACGGTCTCCCGGCTGCACGCCGAACTCACCGTCCAGCACGGCCGCTGGATCCTGCGCGACCTCGGCTCCACCAACGGCACCTGCGTCAACGGCCAGCGCCTCGTCGGCTCCATCCCGGTGCGCGACGGCGACCAGGTGAGCTTCGGCCGGATGAGCTTCCGCCTGACCACCCCTTCACTGCGCCCGCCCGCCTGA
- a CDS encoding cytochrome P450: MPADRSEALPAARRPHRLAGGQPGLLEPGASTDPYRLRLYRTLRTDFPLGYDPGLGAWLLSRYADVALALTDPRFTGYPHDGAPRGPVPAPLGLCRGSLVCTPLPGSGTARAPGSTPATAAAVERAAYVLARRIAGRDQADLVGEFCRWLPAGPTSTEFGQGAADCARHTGLRERALASFLANMLDDPDLLAAVAGGAGAGMLLGRSWKETLRRDPPVQIVLRRTRAEVRVSGGTLPGGAPVACLIGAAGRDPARFAAPDRFDPLRADAAPLLTGPAGCPAALLGRLEAEHGLRALLTAMPRIRWADGFRPASSGVLTRGPRTLLVRPS, translated from the coding sequence ATGCCGGCCGACCGCTCCGAGGCCCTGCCCGCCGCCCGCCGCCCGCACCGGCTCGCGGGCGGACAACCGGGACTGCTGGAGCCGGGCGCCTCGACCGACCCGTACCGCCTGCGCCTGTACCGGACCCTCCGTACGGACTTCCCGCTCGGTTACGACCCGGGTCTCGGCGCCTGGCTGCTGAGCCGGTACGCGGACGTGGCCCTCGCCCTCACCGACCCGCGCTTCACCGGCTACCCGCACGACGGGGCCCCGCGCGGTCCGGTCCCCGCCCCGCTCGGGCTCTGCCGGGGCAGCCTCGTCTGTACGCCGCTGCCCGGCAGCGGAACCGCCCGGGCCCCCGGCAGCACACCGGCCACCGCCGCCGCCGTGGAGCGCGCCGCCTACGTCCTGGCCCGCCGCATAGCCGGGCGCGACCAGGCCGATCTCGTGGGCGAGTTCTGCCGCTGGCTCCCGGCCGGGCCCACCTCCACGGAGTTCGGCCAGGGAGCCGCCGACTGCGCCCGGCACACCGGGCTCCGGGAGCGGGCCCTCGCCTCGTTCCTCGCGAACATGCTGGACGACCCCGACCTGCTGGCCGCCGTGGCGGGCGGAGCGGGGGCCGGGATGCTCCTCGGCCGGTCCTGGAAGGAGACGCTGCGACGCGACCCGCCCGTCCAGATCGTGCTGCGCCGCACCCGCGCCGAGGTCCGCGTCAGCGGCGGCACGCTGCCCGGCGGGGCGCCCGTCGCCTGTCTGATCGGCGCGGCGGGGCGCGACCCGGCCCGGTTCGCCGCCCCCGACCGCTTCGACCCGCTGCGCGCCGACGCCGCCCCGCTGCTCACCGGCCCGGCCGGCTGCCCCGCCGCCCTGCTCGGCCGCCTGGAGGCCGAACACGGCCTGCGCGCCCTGCTGACGGCGATGCCCCGCATCCGCTGGGCCGACGGCTTCCGCCCGGCGTCCAGCGGGGTGCTCACGCGGGGGCCACGCACCCTGCTCGTACGCCCGTCGTGA
- a CDS encoding GNAT family N-acetyltransferase, protein MTDLVIRALTPSDADLFPTLHDTALVGRGAFGHRYATVADGGEYRPDWTWAALRDGKVVARAAWWGAPDDTAPIALDWFDFAPGEEEAGAELLRRAPFRSEYSLLVPPGWREVPEVRAAAEARIGAARAAGMAVLVERFRYVWTPECPLPERPGRLTFRPEPDDAVILDVLRRVHSATLDAHARRAIEGPGGLEAAAQEELDFFRWCPSPREWWQLAYTPDGEVAGIHVPAHNPSGPCIGFIGVVPEARGHGYGYDLLVECTRFLVERGAESIAGATDRGNAPMAAAFARAGHPVTQERIDLVFDQG, encoded by the coding sequence ATGACCGACCTGGTCATTCGCGCGCTCACCCCGAGCGACGCCGATCTCTTCCCTACCCTGCACGACACCGCTCTCGTCGGCCGTGGCGCCTTCGGCCACCGTTACGCCACCGTGGCGGACGGCGGCGAGTACCGCCCCGACTGGACCTGGGCCGCCCTGCGCGACGGCAAGGTCGTGGCCAGGGCCGCCTGGTGGGGCGCCCCCGACGACACCGCGCCCATCGCCCTCGACTGGTTCGACTTCGCGCCGGGCGAGGAGGAGGCGGGCGCCGAACTGCTGCGCCGGGCCCCCTTCCGTAGCGAATACTCCCTGCTCGTGCCGCCCGGCTGGCGGGAGGTGCCCGAGGTACGGGCCGCCGCCGAGGCGCGGATCGGCGCGGCGCGGGCGGCCGGCATGGCGGTCCTCGTGGAGCGCTTCCGCTATGTGTGGACGCCCGAGTGCCCGCTGCCCGAGCGGCCGGGCCGGCTCACCTTCCGCCCCGAGCCGGACGACGCCGTGATCCTCGACGTACTGCGCCGGGTCCACTCGGCCACCCTGGACGCCCATGCCCGGCGGGCGATCGAGGGGCCGGGGGGTCTGGAGGCCGCGGCTCAGGAGGAGTTGGACTTCTTCCGGTGGTGCCCCTCGCCCCGTGAGTGGTGGCAGCTCGCGTACACGCCGGACGGCGAGGTGGCGGGCATCCATGTGCCGGCGCACAACCCGTCCGGCCCGTGCATCGGCTTCATCGGGGTGGTCCCCGAGGCGCGCGGTCACGGGTACGGCTACGACCTGCTGGTGGAGTGCACCCGCTTCCTGGTCGAACGGGGCGCGGAGTCCATCGCGGGCGCGACGGACCGCGGGAACGCGCCGATGGCGGCCGCGTTCGCCCGCGCCGGTCATCCCGTCACTCAGGAACGCATCGATCTGGTGTTTGACCAGGGCTGA
- a CDS encoding 3'-5' exonuclease, whose translation MSWHQGPLVGFDLETTGTDVETDRIVTAALVRLEPDGTVAEQRTWLLDPGVAIPEQASAIHGIGTDHARKHGARAASAVEEIAHAVAEVLRSGVPLVVMNARYDLSLLDRECARHGVESVDERIGGVPSPVIDPLVIDKHVDKYRKGKRALQALCEHYGVTLSDAHDATADAVAAVRVVRRMGERHRPVSTLPPTELHALQVRAAAEQSASLQAYLRRTANPAAVVEQAWPVIPRSR comes from the coding sequence ATGAGCTGGCATCAGGGACCACTGGTCGGCTTCGACCTGGAGACGACGGGGACCGACGTCGAGACCGACCGGATCGTCACCGCCGCACTGGTCCGGCTGGAGCCGGACGGCACGGTCGCCGAGCAGCGGACCTGGCTGCTGGACCCGGGGGTGGCGATACCCGAGCAGGCGTCCGCGATCCACGGCATCGGCACCGACCACGCCCGCAAGCACGGCGCCCGGGCCGCCTCGGCCGTCGAGGAGATCGCCCACGCGGTCGCCGAGGTGCTGCGGTCCGGGGTGCCGCTGGTGGTGATGAACGCGCGCTACGACCTCTCGCTCCTGGACCGCGAATGCGCGAGGCACGGGGTGGAGTCGGTCGACGAGCGGATCGGCGGTGTGCCCTCGCCCGTCATCGACCCGCTGGTCATCGACAAGCACGTGGACAAGTACCGCAAGGGCAAGCGGGCGCTCCAAGCCCTGTGCGAGCACTACGGCGTGACGCTGTCCGACGCCCACGACGCGACCGCCGACGCGGTGGCGGCGGTCCGTGTGGTCCGGCGGATGGGCGAGCGCCACCGCCCGGTCAGCACCCTGCCCCCCACCGAGCTGCACGCCCTCCAGGTCCGCGCCGCCGCCGAGCAGTCCGCCTCGCTCCAGGCCTACCTTCGCCGCACGGCCAACCCGGCGGCGGTGGTGGAGCAGGCGTGGCCGGTGATTCCCCGGAGCAGGTGA
- the glgX gene encoding glycogen debranching protein GlgX translates to MQVWPGHAYPLGATYDGAGTNFAVFSEAAHRIELCLLHDDGSETAVELRETDAFVRHAYLPGVMPGQRYGFRVHGPYEPQNGQRCNSAKLLLDPYARAVAGQIEWGEAVYGYPFGKPDARNDLDSAPHTMSSVVVNPYFDWGDDRRPRTDYHRTVIYEAHVKGLTMLHPGLPPELRGTYAGLAHPEVIAHLTELGVTAIELMPVHQFVQDHRLVDMGLANYWGYNTIGFFAPHNAYASWGERGEQVLEFKQAVKALHQAGIEVILDVVYNHTAEGNHLGPTLSFRGLDNASYYRLTDDQRYYMDTTGTGNSLLMRSPHVLQMIMDSLRYWVTEMHVDGFRFDLAATLARQFHEVDRLSSFFDLVQQDPVVSQVKLIAEPWDVGEGGYQVGNFPPLWTEWNGKYRDTVRDLWRGEPRTLAEFAGRLTGSSDLYQDDGRRPLASINFTTCHDGFTLHDMVSYNDKRNDANGEGNRDGESHNRSWNCGVEGETDDPEVLELRGRQMRNFIATLMLSQGVPMLSHGDEFARTQKGNNNAYCQDNELSWIHWPDPDAPDDEFRRNLLEFTRAMVWLRRDHPVFRRRRFFHGRPVEGTHDELSDIAWFTPEGEEMTQQDWQAAHAKAMTVFLNGQAISEPGPRGERITDDSFLLMFNASAETLEFAVPVDHGEQWQVVVDTALPAGVPPGSGPKVTEGEQLTLIGRSLTVLKRPA, encoded by the coding sequence ATGCAGGTCTGGCCGGGACACGCTTATCCCCTCGGCGCCACCTATGACGGCGCCGGAACCAACTTCGCGGTCTTCTCCGAGGCCGCCCACCGGATCGAGTTGTGCCTGTTGCACGACGACGGTTCAGAAACGGCGGTGGAGCTCCGCGAGACCGACGCCTTCGTGCGCCACGCCTATCTGCCCGGGGTGATGCCGGGTCAGCGGTACGGCTTCCGGGTGCACGGGCCCTACGAACCGCAGAACGGGCAGCGGTGCAACTCCGCGAAGCTGCTCCTGGACCCGTACGCGCGTGCGGTCGCCGGACAGATCGAGTGGGGCGAGGCGGTGTACGGCTACCCGTTCGGGAAGCCCGACGCCCGCAACGACCTCGACTCGGCGCCGCACACCATGAGCTCGGTGGTGGTGAACCCTTACTTCGACTGGGGCGATGACCGCCGGCCCCGTACGGACTACCACCGCACCGTGATCTACGAGGCCCATGTGAAGGGCCTGACGATGCTCCATCCGGGGCTGCCGCCCGAGCTGCGCGGTACGTACGCGGGGCTGGCGCACCCGGAGGTCATCGCCCACCTCACCGAACTGGGCGTCACCGCGATCGAACTGATGCCCGTTCACCAGTTCGTCCAGGATCACCGCCTGGTCGACATGGGGCTCGCCAACTACTGGGGCTACAACACCATCGGTTTCTTCGCCCCGCACAACGCGTACGCCTCCTGGGGTGAGCGGGGCGAGCAGGTGCTCGAGTTCAAGCAGGCGGTGAAGGCCCTGCACCAGGCGGGCATCGAGGTCATCCTCGACGTCGTCTACAACCACACCGCCGAGGGCAACCACCTGGGCCCCACGCTCTCCTTCCGCGGCCTCGACAACGCCTCGTACTACCGTCTGACCGACGATCAGCGGTACTACATGGACACCACGGGCACCGGGAACTCCCTGCTCATGCGGTCCCCGCACGTACTCCAGATGATCATGGACTCGCTGCGGTACTGGGTGACCGAGATGCACGTCGACGGCTTCCGCTTCGACCTGGCGGCGACGCTGGCCCGCCAGTTCCACGAGGTGGACCGGCTCTCCTCGTTCTTCGACCTGGTCCAGCAGGACCCGGTGGTCAGCCAGGTGAAGCTGATCGCCGAGCCGTGGGACGTCGGCGAGGGCGGCTACCAGGTGGGCAACTTCCCGCCGCTGTGGACCGAGTGGAACGGCAAGTACCGCGACACGGTCCGCGACCTGTGGCGGGGCGAGCCGCGCACGCTCGCGGAGTTCGCCGGGCGGCTGACGGGCTCGTCCGACCTCTACCAGGACGACGGGCGGCGCCCGCTCGCCTCGATCAACTTCACCACCTGCCACGACGGGTTCACGCTGCACGACATGGTGTCGTACAACGACAAGCGGAACGACGCCAACGGCGAGGGCAACCGGGACGGCGAGAGCCACAACCGCTCCTGGAACTGCGGCGTCGAGGGCGAGACGGATGATCCCGAGGTCCTGGAGCTGCGGGGCCGGCAGATGCGGAACTTCATCGCCACGCTGATGCTGTCGCAGGGCGTGCCGATGCTGAGCCACGGGGACGAGTTCGCCCGTACGCAGAAGGGCAACAACAACGCCTACTGCCAGGACAACGAGCTCTCCTGGATCCACTGGCCCGACCCGGACGCCCCGGACGACGAGTTCCGCCGGAACCTGCTGGAGTTCACCCGGGCCATGGTCTGGCTCCGCCGCGACCACCCGGTCTTCCGGCGCCGCCGCTTCTTCCACGGGCGGCCGGTGGAGGGCACGCACGACGAGCTCTCCGACATCGCCTGGTTCACCCCCGAGGGTGAGGAGATGACCCAGCAGGACTGGCAGGCGGCCCACGCCAAGGCCATGACGGTCTTCCTCAACGGCCAGGCGATCTCGGAGCCGGGGCCGCGCGGTGAGCGGATCACCGACGATTCGTTCCTGCTGATGTTCAACGCGAGCGCCGAGACACTGGAGTTCGCCGTCCCGGTGGACCACGGGGAGCAGTGGCAGGTCGTCGTGGACACCGCACTCCCCGCAGGGGTGCCGCCCGGGTCGGGGCCGAAGGTGACCGAGGGCGAACAGCTGACGCTGATCGGACGCAGCCTCACCGTGCTGAAACGCCCCGCGTGA
- a CDS encoding SAV2148 family HEPN domain-containing protein, translating into MSSGGFELPPGDAGHEGESTDAPPGAVSLAQPMEIGAELDWGAEAWSEVRTRAQRAGRAYIWLNLVEQRLRAVVAAVLRPIYEPVHGEDWVVAAAGPAGQEWVQRAVAVREVSRRKGYLLDPADDNVLSFLTLPQLRELMVQHWPCFEPYFDDRRDVELALDELEVARNVVSRNRALNEAVLAQAERASARLLDILGSGAGVPSADRLPVDAVEELVGDRYADVVSVHPDRVRLQRQLPAEDLFGGARRLDAIGIGLNLLVQNFSGRRLVRLAESGCRVRLLFINPASSAVKRRERELGIKKGELSRSVEMNILHMRRVRSKLRDPGAFEIQVFDETPRFTAYLVDGDGADAVGVVQPYLRRARGMEAPVLVLRGGGRRTVVRAGQDSEHGLFETYREEFESVWTDSRPVS; encoded by the coding sequence GTGAGCTCGGGAGGGTTCGAGCTACCCCCAGGTGACGCAGGTCACGAGGGGGAATCGACCGATGCGCCGCCCGGGGCGGTGTCCCTTGCGCAGCCCATGGAGATCGGCGCGGAGCTGGACTGGGGCGCCGAGGCCTGGAGCGAGGTACGCACCCGGGCGCAGCGGGCCGGGCGTGCCTATATCTGGCTGAATCTGGTCGAACAGAGGCTGCGCGCGGTGGTCGCCGCGGTGCTTCGGCCGATCTACGAGCCGGTGCACGGCGAGGACTGGGTGGTGGCCGCGGCCGGGCCCGCCGGGCAGGAGTGGGTGCAGAGAGCCGTCGCCGTACGCGAGGTGTCACGCCGCAAGGGCTACCTGCTGGACCCGGCCGACGACAACGTCCTGAGCTTCCTCACGCTCCCGCAGCTGCGGGAGCTGATGGTCCAGCACTGGCCGTGCTTCGAACCGTACTTCGACGACCGGCGGGATGTGGAGCTGGCCCTGGACGAGCTGGAGGTGGCCCGTAACGTCGTCTCCCGCAACCGTGCCCTGAACGAGGCGGTGCTCGCCCAGGCGGAGCGCGCCTCCGCCCGGCTCCTGGACATCCTCGGCAGCGGGGCGGGCGTGCCGTCCGCCGACCGGCTGCCGGTGGACGCGGTGGAGGAGCTGGTCGGCGACCGGTACGCGGACGTGGTCTCCGTCCACCCGGACCGGGTCCGGCTCCAGCGCCAGCTGCCCGCCGAGGACCTGTTCGGCGGGGCGCGGCGGCTGGACGCCATCGGCATAGGCCTCAACCTGCTCGTCCAGAACTTCTCCGGCCGCCGGCTCGTCCGGCTCGCCGAGTCGGGGTGCCGGGTCCGGCTGCTCTTCATCAACCCGGCCAGCAGCGCGGTCAAGCGCCGGGAGCGGGAACTGGGCATCAAGAAGGGCGAGCTGAGCCGCTCGGTGGAGATGAACATCCTCCATATGCGCCGGGTCCGCTCCAAGCTCCGCGACCCCGGCGCCTTCGAGATCCAGGTCTTCGACGAGACCCCGCGCTTCACCGCGTACCTGGTCGACGGCGACGGAGCGGACGCGGTGGGCGTCGTCCAGCCCTATCTGCGGCGCGCCCGGGGCATGGAGGCGCCGGTGCTGGTGCTGCGCGGCGGCGGGCGGCGCACGGTGGTGCGGGCGGGGCAGGACAGCGAGCACGGCCTCTTCGAGACCTACCGCGAGGAGTTCGAGTCGGTCTGGACGGACTCGCGGCCGGTGTCGTAG
- the treY gene encoding malto-oligosyltrehalose synthase, whose amino-acid sequence MTPTATYRLQLQPDFPFPAAEKAVPYLAALGVSHLHLSPVLEAVPGSRHGYDVVDHSRVREELGGEEGLRSLAATAREHGLGLVLDIVPNHMAALPRHNRQLWEVLREGRASPYARWFDIDWAAGGDKVLLPVLAGPLGGELDALSVDGEVLRYGEQEFPLRAGTADLPLPELLDAQHYRLAWWRLARTELNYRRFFTVSELIGVRVEHPEVFDATHAKVLELLRDGVLDGLRIDHPDGLADPAAYLRQLNEATGGRWTVVEKILTGDEPLPAGWAVAGTTGYDALHRIDGLFTDPAGAAELLGRYREFAGPPGDRGGYWKATVRRAAYRVATHELASETAWLTRLAASVCAADPALRDHAPWALRTAIRELLVRVPVYRPYVTAGVPPTRIAEETLPDDAVRDAKAVFSVPEEAAAVDVVRDLALGRLGDGEEQASFCARFAQTASALHAKSVEDTAFYRYVPLVSATEVGGDPGQPAVTVDAFHAFATRIARDWPTTGTVLTTHDAKRSADVRARIAVLTECPERWAGLVAELTDATPVAAPDPQLAWQAWQSSYGCAPLPAEELGARLEPALLKAVREAGLFTSWTEPDEAYERAVADFVAAGPGSGSGTARRLVTAFAESLAPHVRANVLGAALVQLTMPGVPDLYQGTESEYLALVDPDNRRPFRRPEEAEEKQELTAAALGLRRELPEVFGESGTYVPLAARGAAADHVVAFSRSGEVAVAVTRLSLRLAEDGGWRDTVVELPDGGPWRDVLAPAAGREFNGGAVAADELFGERPVVLLRRVRG is encoded by the coding sequence ATGACGCCCACCGCCACGTACCGGCTTCAGCTCCAGCCCGACTTCCCCTTCCCGGCGGCCGAGAAGGCGGTGCCCTATCTGGCCGCGCTCGGCGTCTCCCATCTGCACCTCTCGCCCGTCCTGGAGGCGGTCCCCGGCTCCCGGCACGGCTACGACGTGGTCGACCACAGCCGCGTACGGGAGGAGCTGGGCGGTGAGGAGGGGCTGCGGAGCCTCGCCGCGACCGCCCGGGAGCACGGGCTCGGGCTGGTCCTGGACATCGTGCCGAACCACATGGCCGCCCTGCCCCGCCACAACCGGCAGCTCTGGGAGGTGCTCCGCGAGGGCCGCGCATCCCCGTACGCCCGCTGGTTCGACATCGACTGGGCGGCGGGCGGCGACAAGGTGCTGCTCCCGGTCCTGGCCGGTCCGCTCGGCGGCGAGCTGGACGCCCTCTCCGTGGACGGGGAGGTGCTGCGCTACGGCGAGCAGGAGTTCCCGCTGCGGGCGGGCACGGCGGACCTTCCGCTTCCGGAGCTTCTCGACGCCCAGCACTACCGGCTCGCCTGGTGGCGGCTGGCGCGCACCGAGCTGAACTACCGCCGCTTCTTCACCGTCTCCGAGCTGATCGGCGTCCGCGTCGAACACCCCGAGGTCTTCGACGCCACCCACGCCAAGGTCCTCGAACTCCTCCGCGACGGGGTGCTGGACGGCCTGCGCATCGACCACCCGGACGGCCTCGCCGACCCGGCGGCGTACCTGCGGCAGCTGAACGAGGCCACCGGCGGCCGGTGGACGGTGGTGGAGAAGATCCTCACCGGCGACGAGCCCCTCCCGGCCGGCTGGGCGGTCGCCGGGACGACGGGGTACGACGCGCTGCACCGGATCGACGGGCTGTTCACCGACCCGGCGGGCGCGGCGGAGCTGCTCGGCCGCTACCGGGAGTTCGCGGGTCCGCCCGGCGACCGGGGCGGCTACTGGAAGGCGACCGTCCGCCGGGCCGCGTACCGGGTGGCCACCCACGAACTGGCCTCCGAGACGGCCTGGCTGACCCGCCTGGCCGCCTCGGTCTGCGCCGCCGACCCGGCCTTGCGCGACCACGCGCCCTGGGCGCTGCGGACGGCGATCCGGGAGCTGCTGGTACGGGTCCCGGTCTACCGGCCGTACGTCACGGCGGGCGTTCCGCCGACCCGGATCGCGGAGGAGACGCTTCCGGACGATGCCGTACGGGACGCGAAGGCGGTGTTCTCCGTGCCGGAGGAGGCCGCCGCCGTCGACGTCGTACGGGATCTGGCGCTCGGGCGGCTGGGGGACGGCGAGGAACAGGCGTCCTTCTGCGCCCGGTTCGCGCAGACCGCGTCCGCTCTGCACGCCAAGTCGGTGGAGGACACGGCGTTCTACCGGTACGTGCCGCTGGTCTCGGCCACGGAGGTCGGCGGGGACCCGGGGCAGCCCGCGGTGACGGTGGACGCGTTCCACGCCTTCGCCACCCGGATCGCCCGCGACTGGCCCACCACGGGGACGGTCCTGACCACGCACGACGCCAAGCGGAGTGCCGATGTACGGGCCCGGATCGCGGTCCTGACGGAGTGTCCGGAACGGTGGGCGGGCCTGGTGGCCGAGCTGACGGACGCCACACCCGTCGCGGCTCCGGACCCGCAGCTCGCCTGGCAGGCCTGGCAGTCGAGTTACGGCTGCGCGCCGCTGCCCGCCGAGGAGCTGGGCGCCCGGCTGGAGCCCGCGCTGCTGAAGGCGGTACGCGAGGCGGGGCTGTTCACGAGCTGGACGGAGCCGGACGAGGCGTACGAGAGGGCGGTGGCGGACTTCGTGGCGGCCGGGCCAGGGAGCGGTTCCGGTACGGCCCGGAGGCTGGTGACCGCTTTCGCCGAGTCGCTGGCCCCGCATGTACGGGCCAATGTGCTGGGTGCGGCGCTGGTGCAGCTGACGATGCCGGGGGTGCCGGACCTGTACCAGGGCACGGAGAGCGAGTACCTGGCCCTGGTCGACCCGGACAACCGGCGCCCGTTCCGGCGGCCGGAGGAGGCGGAGGAGAAGCAGGAGCTGACGGCGGCGGCACTGGGGCTGCGGCGGGAGCTGCCGGAGGTGTTCGGGGAGTCGGGGACGTACGTTCCGCTGGCCGCGCGGGGTGCGGCGGCCGACCATGTGGTGGCGTTCTCCCGGTCGGGCGAGGTGGCGGTGGCGGTGACCCGGCTGTCGCTGCGGCTCGCGGAGGACGGGGGGTGGCGGGACACGGTGGTGGAGCTGCCGGACGGGGGGCCGTGGCGCGATGTGCTGGCCCCTGCGGCGGGGCGGGAGTTCAACGGGGGCGCGGTGGCGGCGGACGAGCTGTTCGGGGAGCGGCCGGTGGTGTTGCTGCGGCGGGTGCGGGGGTGA